A window of the Mannheimia granulomatis genome harbors these coding sequences:
- a CDS encoding 1,4-dihydroxy-2-naphthoate polyprenyltransferase, whose amino-acid sequence MNKNSYFSIWFTTARPKTLPLALASIIVGSALAHWAGKFDFITTLLAFITTILLQVLSNFANDYGDHVKGSDTQERIGPLRAIQQGAISGEQLKNAVIVLSVLSFFSGVVLSVYAYKTIEDLFFFIGLGLVSIFAAITYTVGKKAYGYLGLGDLFVLIFFGFVAVIGVFYLQAHSLPPMILLPAFGCGLLSVAVLNINNLRDINQDRQAGKNTLIVRIGSQNGRKYHVVLLVLAVISYLIFAISEFQHWYSFLFLLVVPLLAKHARFVYLHKDPKELYPILGQMAGLALITNLLFSLGIMLG is encoded by the coding sequence ATGAACAAAAATTCTTATTTTTCTATTTGGTTCACCACAGCTCGTCCGAAAACCTTACCTTTGGCATTAGCCTCTATTATTGTTGGCTCGGCACTTGCTCATTGGGCAGGGAAGTTTGATTTTATCACCACACTTCTTGCCTTTATCACTACTATTTTATTGCAGGTTTTATCTAACTTTGCCAATGATTATGGCGATCACGTTAAAGGCTCAGACACCCAAGAGCGAATTGGGCCGTTGCGTGCCATTCAGCAAGGGGCGATCAGCGGTGAGCAACTAAAAAATGCAGTGATTGTGTTAAGCGTGCTTTCATTTTTTTCCGGTGTGGTGTTAAGCGTGTACGCCTATAAAACCATTGAAGATCTATTTTTCTTTATCGGGCTGGGCTTGGTGTCGATTTTCGCAGCCATTACCTACACCGTGGGCAAAAAGGCTTACGGCTATTTGGGGTTAGGCGATCTGTTCGTACTGATTTTCTTTGGCTTCGTAGCAGTTATCGGGGTATTTTATTTACAGGCACATAGCCTACCACCAATGATTTTACTTCCTGCCTTCGGTTGTGGTTTACTTTCGGTTGCGGTTTTAAATATCAATAACTTACGTGATATCAACCAAGATAGACAAGCCGGCAAGAATACTCTCATTGTGAGAATCGGTAGCCAAAACGGGCGAAAATATCACGTTGTACTGCTCGTGCTAGCGGTCATTTCTTACCTGATTTTTGCAATATCCGAATTTCAGCATTGGTACAGCTTCCTATTCTTACTAGTCGTACCGCTCCTTGCCAAACACGCTCGATTTGTCTATTTACATAAAGATCCGAAAGAGCTTTACCCGATTTTAGGGCAAATGGCAGGCTTGGCATTAATCACAAATCTACTGTTTAGTTTAGGAATTATGTTGGGCTAA
- the glmM gene encoding phosphoglucosamine mutase produces the protein MMARKYFGTDGVRGEVGKFPITPEFALKLGWAAGKVLATQGTKKVLIGKDTRISGYMLESALEAGLTAAGLSAVFVGPMPTPAIAYLTRTFRAEAGIVISASHNPYYDNGIKFFSSVGEKLPDEIEEAIEAMLDAPMDCVDSANLGRASRINDAAGRYIEFCKGTFPSELSLEGYKIVVDSANGATYHIAPNVMRELGAEVLEIGTKPDGLNINEKCGATDIKALQKVVIESGADVGLAYDGDGDRLIMVDHLGNKVDGDQILFILAREALRSGKLQGGVVGTLMSNMSLELALKELAIPFSRANVGDRYVLEQLKEKGWKLGGENSGHIIVLDKNTTGDGIIASLQVLAAMASHKLSLNDLAKAVPLFPQVLLNVRFEKGAANPLESDEVKAVAAEVEKRLVGKGRILLRKSGTEPLIRVMVECEDGQLAQSCAEEIVEAVKRN, from the coding sequence ATAATGGCTCGTAAATATTTCGGCACAGACGGTGTGCGTGGTGAAGTGGGTAAATTCCCGATTACGCCTGAATTTGCATTAAAATTAGGTTGGGCAGCTGGTAAGGTACTTGCCACTCAAGGCACTAAAAAAGTGCTGATTGGTAAAGATACCCGTATTTCCGGTTATATGTTGGAGTCTGCTCTTGAAGCAGGTTTAACCGCGGCCGGTTTATCGGCTGTATTTGTTGGTCCGATGCCAACCCCGGCTATTGCTTATTTAACCCGTACATTCCGTGCAGAAGCGGGAATTGTGATTTCGGCTTCTCATAACCCTTATTATGATAATGGCATTAAATTTTTCTCCTCTGTGGGCGAAAAGTTGCCGGACGAAATTGAAGAAGCCATCGAAGCGATGTTAGATGCTCCAATGGATTGTGTAGATTCCGCCAACTTAGGTCGAGCAAGTCGTATTAATGATGCAGCAGGGCGTTATATTGAATTTTGTAAAGGGACTTTCCCTTCAGAATTAAGCCTTGAGGGTTATAAAATTGTGGTAGATAGTGCCAATGGTGCAACTTACCATATCGCACCAAATGTAATGCGTGAATTAGGCGCAGAGGTGCTTGAAATCGGCACTAAGCCGGATGGTTTAAATATCAACGAAAAATGTGGTGCGACTGATATTAAAGCATTGCAAAAAGTAGTTATTGAATCAGGTGCAGATGTTGGTTTGGCCTACGATGGTGATGGCGACCGTTTGATTATGGTCGATCATCTCGGTAACAAGGTGGATGGTGACCAAATCCTGTTTATTTTGGCTCGTGAAGCTCTGCGTTCAGGTAAATTACAAGGTGGGGTAGTTGGTACGTTAATGAGTAATATGAGTTTGGAATTGGCGTTAAAAGAGTTAGCAATTCCGTTTTCTCGTGCGAATGTCGGGGACCGCTATGTATTAGAACAGCTAAAAGAGAAAGGCTGGAAATTGGGCGGTGAAAATTCGGGCCATATTATTGTGTTAGATAAAAACACCACAGGTGATGGCATTATTGCTTCACTACAAGTATTGGCCGCAATGGCAAGCCATAAATTAAGTCTCAATGATTTAGCTAAAGCCGTGCCGTTATTCCCACAGGTATTGCTTAATGTCCGTTTTGAGAAAGGCGCTGCTAATCCGCTTGAAAGCGATGAAGTAAAAGCGGTAGCGGCAGAAGTAGAAAAACGCTTAGTCGGAAAAGGGCGTATCCTGTTGCGTAAGTCCGGCACCGAACCATTAATTCGTGTTATGGTTGAATGTGAAGATGGGCAACTGGCTCAAAGCTGTGCGGAAGAGATTGTTGAAGCGGTAAAACGTAATTAA
- a CDS encoding porin family protein, with amino-acid sequence MKKLTIVALACLFSTHAFAAPVGQTFTGVGVGVDVTTTKYDVNGVKSKQSTGPTLVVDYGIDQGNNFIGIVQGKAKLGSTKVFNDVKQKHKYTIAYQQGYRVGSDLLPYVKVDASSSKVGNDTFRGFGIGAGAKYAISSDVEIGAEYTRENLKRGGTKLKGNLFSANATYRF; translated from the coding sequence ATGAAAAAACTAACTATAGTTGCATTAGCTTGCCTATTTTCTACTCATGCCTTCGCAGCACCTGTAGGTCAAACTTTTACCGGCGTTGGCGTAGGAGTAGATGTTACCACGACTAAATACGATGTTAACGGCGTTAAAAGTAAACAATCAACAGGCCCAACTCTTGTGGTTGATTACGGTATTGATCAAGGTAATAATTTTATCGGTATCGTACAAGGTAAAGCAAAATTAGGCAGCACTAAAGTGTTTAATGATGTAAAACAAAAGCATAAATATACGATTGCCTATCAACAAGGTTATCGTGTAGGCTCAGACTTACTTCCTTACGTGAAAGTGGATGCAAGCTCAAGCAAAGTAGGGAATGATACTTTCCGTGGTTTCGGTATTGGTGCTGGTGCAAAATACGCGATATCAAGCGATGTGGAGATCGGTGCGGAATACACACGTGAAAATTTAAAACGTGGTGGAACAAAACTAAAAGGAAATTTATTCTCAGCGAATGCGACTTATCGCTTCTAA
- a CDS encoding SIMPL domain-containing protein (The SIMPL domain is named for its presence in mouse protein SIMPL (signalling molecule that associates with mouse pelle-like kinase). Bacterial member BP26, from Brucella, was shown to assemble into a channel-like structure, while YggE from E. coli has been associated with resistance to oxidative stress.), whose product MKLKNFLTILPLAVATMSASAETTAAENKEKTSTFNFSTEVSRTVDKDLMQASVYSRKSGKSLPELKKSVSLNLNRVLEEAKKYPNIEVQAEGLTNNVNYNSKGNIDGWETTGSINLKSKDFEAMAAVLESLGKDVAISYIDFSVSPEKMASLEDEMTLEIIRKFQHKADIIQKGLGAKKYKLSNINIQTPNDGGANHPYYRQERMYAMAAAPKMSESNPMEQIPLEAGKTTISASASGNVEFE is encoded by the coding sequence ATGAAATTGAAAAATTTTCTAACTATTTTACCGCTTGCAGTTGCGACAATGTCAGCTTCAGCAGAAACAACTGCTGCTGAAAATAAAGAGAAAACATCAACCTTTAATTTTTCAACGGAAGTAAGCCGTACTGTAGATAAAGATTTAATGCAGGCAAGTGTGTATAGCCGTAAATCGGGAAAATCTTTGCCTGAGTTGAAAAAATCAGTGTCGTTAAATTTGAATCGTGTGTTGGAAGAAGCTAAGAAATATCCGAATATTGAAGTGCAAGCTGAAGGTTTAACCAATAATGTAAACTATAACAGCAAAGGCAATATTGACGGTTGGGAAACCACAGGCAGCATTAATCTCAAAAGTAAAGATTTTGAAGCAATGGCAGCAGTGCTTGAGAGCTTAGGCAAAGATGTGGCGATTAGCTATATTGATTTCAGTGTTTCTCCGGAAAAAATGGCTTCTCTTGAAGATGAGATGACTCTTGAAATTATCCGTAAATTCCAACACAAAGCAGATATTATCCAAAAAGGGCTAGGTGCGAAGAAATATAAGTTAAGCAATATTAATATCCAGACCCCGAATGATGGCGGCGCTAACCATCCATATTATCGCCAAGAGCGAATGTATGCTATGGCGGCTGCACCTAAGATGTCGGAAAGTAACCCAATGGAACAAATCCCATTAGAAGCAGGTAAGACGACTATTTCTGCCAGTGCGTCAGGAAATGTGGAGTTTGAATAG
- the serA gene encoding phosphoglycerate dehydrogenase, which yields MTKISLDKSKIKFLLLEGVHQNAIDVLLAAGYTNIEVHKKALDGQELLDAIKDAHFIGIRSRTFLTEEVLAHAQKLIAIGCFCIGTNQVDLDAAKRRGIPVFNAPFSNTRSVAELVLAEMILLMRQVPTANAEVHRGVWNKSAAGSNEVRGKKLGIVGYGHIGSQLSILAEAIGMKVYFYDVENKLPLGNAQQVPTLEHLLSTCDMISLHVPEIESTKNLMSAERIAQLKNGSVLINAARGTVVDLDALAARLEEGSLRGAAIDVFPEEPASINDPFISPLCKFDNVILTPHIGGSTSEAQANIGTEVANKFVKYSDNGSTLSAVNFPEVSLPIHNQTKRLLHIHENRPGILNQINQVFVESNVNIAAQYLQTDPTIGYVVIDVECDDVDNALQRLKAIEGTIRARVLY from the coding sequence ATGACCAAAATTTCTTTGGATAAATCAAAGATTAAATTCCTCCTGCTTGAAGGAGTACATCAAAATGCAATAGATGTGCTTTTAGCTGCAGGCTATACCAATATTGAAGTACACAAGAAGGCATTAGACGGTCAAGAGTTGCTTGATGCGATTAAAGATGCTCATTTTATCGGGATCCGATCACGTACATTTTTGACTGAAGAAGTGCTTGCTCATGCTCAAAAGTTAATTGCAATAGGCTGTTTTTGTATCGGTACCAACCAGGTTGATTTAGATGCAGCGAAAAGACGCGGTATTCCGGTATTTAATGCCCCATTCTCAAATACTCGTTCTGTGGCAGAATTAGTATTAGCTGAAATGATTTTACTTATGCGTCAAGTGCCAACTGCCAATGCTGAGGTACATCGTGGTGTGTGGAATAAATCGGCTGCCGGCTCAAATGAAGTGCGTGGTAAGAAATTAGGTATTGTGGGCTATGGACATATCGGCTCGCAGTTAAGTATTCTTGCTGAAGCCATTGGGATGAAAGTCTATTTCTATGATGTAGAAAATAAATTACCGCTTGGCAATGCGCAGCAAGTCCCAACATTAGAGCATTTGCTTTCTACTTGCGATATGATTTCATTGCATGTGCCGGAAATTGAATCGACTAAAAACTTAATGAGTGCGGAGCGTATTGCCCAGCTTAAGAATGGCTCAGTGTTAATTAACGCGGCACGTGGTACCGTAGTGGATTTAGATGCTTTAGCGGCTCGTCTTGAAGAGGGTTCTTTGCGTGGTGCTGCAATTGATGTATTTCCAGAAGAGCCGGCATCCATTAACGATCCATTTATTTCACCATTGTGTAAATTTGATAATGTGATTTTAACGCCACATATTGGCGGTTCAACGTCTGAGGCACAAGCAAATATTGGTACAGAAGTTGCAAATAAATTTGTGAAATATTCGGATAATGGTTCAACCTTATCGGCAGTAAACTTTCCTGAAGTCTCTTTGCCGATTCATAACCAAACTAAACGTTTATTACACATTCACGAGAATCGCCCAGGTATCTTAAATCAAATTAACCAAGTGTTTGTGGAATCGAATGTGAACATTGCAGCACAATATTTACAAACAGATCCAACCATTGGTTATGTGGTGATTGATGTTGAGTGTGATGATGTAGATAACGCATTACAACGTTTGAAAGCGATTGAAGGAACAATTCGTGCTAGAGTGTTATATTAA
- the rpiA gene encoding ribose-5-phosphate isomerase RpiA: protein MNQQEMKKIAAQAALKFVKPDTIVGVGSGSTVNCFIDALASMKDDIKGAVAASKASEDRLREIGIEVFSANEVSELDVYIDGADEITPQGAMIKGGGAALTREKIVSSLAKKFICIVDSSKQVDVLGSTFPLPIEVIPMARSYVARQLVALGGSPEYREGVVTDNGNVILDVHNFQILEPLKMEHTINNIAGVVTNGIFAQRFANVTIVGTPEGAVILE from the coding sequence ATGAACCAACAAGAGATGAAAAAAATTGCGGCTCAAGCTGCATTAAAATTTGTTAAGCCAGATACAATTGTCGGGGTGGGCAGTGGCTCAACAGTAAATTGTTTTATTGATGCTTTGGCTTCTATGAAAGATGATATCAAGGGGGCGGTTGCTGCATCAAAGGCGTCGGAAGATCGTCTGCGTGAAATCGGAATTGAAGTATTTAGTGCTAATGAAGTCAGTGAGCTAGATGTTTATATTGATGGTGCAGATGAGATTACGCCTCAAGGTGCGATGATTAAAGGTGGTGGGGCAGCATTAACCCGCGAGAAAATTGTCAGTTCTCTGGCGAAAAAATTTATCTGTATCGTAGATAGTTCAAAGCAAGTAGATGTGTTAGGTTCAACTTTCCCGTTGCCGATTGAAGTAATTCCGATGGCACGTTCTTATGTTGCCCGTCAGTTAGTTGCATTAGGGGGTTCGCCGGAATACCGTGAAGGTGTGGTAACAGACAATGGTAATGTGATTTTAGATGTGCATAATTTCCAAATCTTAGAGCCGTTAAAGATGGAACATACAATTAATAATATTGCTGGTGTGGTAACTAATGGCATTTTTGCACAACGTTTTGCCAATGTAACTATTGTCGGCACGCCTGAAGGCGCTGTTATTTTAGAATAA
- the tsaA gene encoding tRNA (N6-threonylcarbamoyladenosine(37)-N6)-methyltransferase TrmO gives MNSTQIQLSPIQYVPIGFIESPYDEKFSVPRQPNLVCEGRGRLKLVPPYNTVDAVRGLEQFSHVWLIFQFHQIPERDWHATVRPPRLGGNERIGVFASRATHRPNAIGLSKVKLEEIVVEGGEVYLRLGSVDLVNGTPILDIKPYIAYADSEPDAISGFAQYKPEAKLEVMFSEQATQAVKFCQNFAKFGIEHPLTFIRDVIAQDPRPAYQQRKSSERIYGMSLAGYNIRWQIIQHEEKEQALVLSIVPIELS, from the coding sequence ATGAACTCTACCCAGATCCAATTATCCCCCATTCAATATGTGCCTATTGGTTTTATTGAAAGCCCTTATGATGAAAAATTTTCCGTGCCTCGTCAGCCTAATTTGGTATGTGAGGGGCGTGGGCGATTAAAGTTAGTGCCGCCTTACAATACTGTTGATGCGGTGCGGGGCTTGGAGCAATTTAGCCATGTTTGGCTGATTTTCCAATTTCATCAAATTCCCGAACGGGATTGGCACGCTACCGTCAGACCGCCTCGTTTGGGCGGGAATGAACGCATCGGCGTGTTTGCTAGTCGAGCAACTCATCGCCCGAATGCGATTGGGTTATCCAAAGTAAAATTAGAGGAAATTGTGGTTGAAGGCGGCGAGGTGTATTTAAGGTTAGGGAGTGTGGATTTAGTTAATGGCACGCCGATTTTGGATATTAAACCCTATATTGCTTATGCAGATAGTGAGCCTGACGCGATTTCGGGCTTTGCTCAATACAAGCCGGAGGCAAAATTAGAGGTTATGTTTAGTGAGCAGGCAACACAAGCGGTTAAATTCTGCCAAAATTTTGCAAAATTCGGTATTGAGCATCCACTTACGTTTATTCGTGATGTGATTGCTCAAGATCCTCGCCCAGCTTATCAACAGAGGAAAAGCTCGGAACGAATTTACGGGATGAGCTTAGCCGGCTATAACATTCGTTGGCAAATTATTCAGCACGAGGAAAAAGAACAGGCCTTAGTGCTTTCGATTGTGCCTATTGAACTTTCTTAA
- the arcA gene encoding two-component system response regulator ArcA, with amino-acid sequence MKTPQVLIVEDELVTRNMLKSIFEGEGYQVFEASDGAEMHTVLNNQEINLVIMDINLPGKNGLILAREIRENMKLPLMFLTGRDNEIDKILGLEIGADDYITKPFNPRELTIRARNLLQRTMANTEKAFKVQAEIDSYHFNGWTLDINSHSLISPEGEVNKLPRSEFRALLHFCENPGKIQTREDLLKKMAGRELKPHDRTVDVTIRRIRKHFEDHPSTPEIIVTIHGEGYRFCGNIE; translated from the coding sequence ATGAAAACCCCACAAGTCTTAATTGTTGAAGATGAATTGGTAACAAGAAATATGCTTAAAAGCATTTTCGAAGGTGAAGGGTATCAAGTATTTGAAGCATCTGATGGTGCCGAGATGCATACGGTGCTCAACAACCAAGAAATTAATCTGGTGATAATGGATATTAATCTACCGGGTAAAAACGGCTTAATTTTAGCTCGAGAAATCCGAGAGAATATGAAACTTCCTCTTATGTTTTTAACCGGTAGAGATAATGAGATTGATAAAATTCTAGGATTAGAAATCGGTGCTGATGACTATATTACTAAACCTTTCAACCCTCGTGAGCTAACCATTCGTGCTAGAAATTTGTTACAACGCACAATGGCGAATACAGAAAAAGCATTTAAAGTACAAGCGGAAATTGATAGTTATCATTTCAACGGCTGGACATTAGATATTAACAGCCATAGCTTAATCAGCCCCGAAGGTGAAGTAAATAAATTACCTCGTAGTGAGTTTAGAGCCTTGCTGCACTTCTGCGAAAATCCGGGCAAAATCCAAACACGAGAAGATTTATTGAAAAAAATGGCTGGGCGAGAGCTAAAACCACACGACAGAACGGTTGATGTTACTATTCGTCGTATTCGTAAACACTTTGAAGATCATCCAAGTACCCCAGAAATTATTGTTACAATTCATGGCGAAGGTTATCGCTTCTGTGGCAATATTGAATAA
- the aqpZ gene encoding aquaporin Z, producing MKKYFAEFFGTFWLVFGGCGSAVLAAGIPELGIGYAGVSLAFGLTVLTMAYAVGHISGGHFNPAVSIGLLVGGRFNAKDLLPYIAAQVIGAIAAAAVLYAIASGIPTFDVTAGFASNGYGEHSPHGYSLTAALLIEIVLTAFFLIIIMGATDKLAPAGFAPIAIGLALTLIHLISIPVTNTSVNPARSTGVALFQGSWAVEQLWLFWVAPIVGAIIGAVAYRVIAEEK from the coding sequence ATGAAAAAGTATTTTGCTGAGTTTTTCGGTACATTTTGGTTAGTATTTGGCGGTTGTGGTAGTGCAGTATTAGCAGCCGGCATTCCTGAGTTAGGCATCGGCTATGCAGGCGTATCATTAGCCTTCGGTTTAACCGTATTAACAATGGCGTATGCAGTTGGTCATATTTCCGGTGGTCACTTCAACCCTGCCGTATCTATCGGCTTATTGGTTGGCGGTCGTTTTAATGCGAAAGATTTACTGCCTTATATTGCAGCACAAGTAATTGGTGCGATTGCAGCCGCCGCCGTATTATATGCTATCGCTTCAGGCATTCCGACTTTTGATGTAACCGCGGGTTTTGCAAGCAATGGTTATGGGGAACATTCTCCGCACGGTTATAGCTTAACAGCAGCATTGTTAATTGAAATCGTCTTAACCGCGTTTTTCTTAATCATCATTATGGGAGCAACCGATAAACTTGCACCGGCAGGCTTTGCACCGATTGCAATCGGGTTGGCATTAACCTTAATCCACTTAATCAGCATTCCGGTAACTAATACGTCTGTAAACCCTGCGCGTTCAACAGGTGTAGCGCTATTCCAAGGTAGCTGGGCTGTTGAACAATTATGGTTGTTCTGGGTTGCACCAATTGTTGGAGCAATTATTGGCGCTGTCGCTTATCGCGTTATTGCAGAAGAAAAATAA
- the slyD gene encoding peptidylprolyl isomerase — translation MKITKDLVPSIAYQVRTQEGVLVDEAPVNQPLEYLHGHNNLVEGLEKALEGKAVGDVFEVRVKPEEGYGEYNDNMVQRVPKEVFMGVDELEVGMRFIADTDLGPLPVVITEVDGDEVVVDGNHMLAGQELLFSVEVVGVREATEEEISHGHVHGGHGGCGCGGHGHDHDHEGCCGGHDHDHHHHNHGGCGCGGHH, via the coding sequence ATGAAAATTACCAAAGATTTAGTGCCAAGTATTGCTTATCAAGTTCGTACGCAAGAAGGCGTATTAGTTGATGAAGCACCGGTAAATCAGCCGTTAGAATACTTGCACGGTCATAACAATTTAGTGGAAGGTTTAGAAAAAGCTTTAGAAGGCAAAGCGGTTGGCGATGTGTTTGAGGTGCGTGTAAAACCGGAAGAAGGTTATGGTGAATACAACGACAATATGGTTCAACGTGTGCCGAAAGAAGTCTTTATGGGTGTGGATGAATTAGAAGTAGGTATGCGTTTTATCGCGGATACCGATTTAGGTCCACTGCCGGTTGTGATCACTGAAGTTGATGGTGACGAAGTGGTTGTTGACGGTAACCATATGCTAGCCGGTCAAGAATTGCTATTCTCTGTAGAAGTAGTTGGTGTGCGTGAGGCTACAGAAGAAGAGATTTCTCATGGCCATGTTCACGGTGGACACGGTGGCTGTGGTTGCGGCGGTCATGGACATGATCACGACCACGAAGGTTGCTGTGGTGGACACGACCATGATCACCATCATCATAATCACGGTGGCTGTGGTTGTGGTGGTCATCACTAA
- the ilvA gene encoding threonine ammonia-lyase, biosynthetic, whose product MSETKQNQSSIDYLRAILSANIYDLAQVTPLQKMEKLSERLSNQIFIKREDRQPVHSFKLRGAFAMISNLTKAQKEAGVIAASAGNHAQGVALSAQHLGLKALIVMPQNTPAIKVDAVRGFGGEVLLYGANFDEAKAKAISLSGELGMTFIHPFDSPAVIAGQGTIGLELVQQKSDLDYVFIPVGGGGLIAGVAVLIKQVLPNIKVIGVESKDSACLYHALKQGQPTDLERVGLFADGIAVKRIGEETFRLCQQYVDDVVLVDNDEICASMKLIFENVRAISEPSGAASLAGLKKYVKLHQLEGKNLACILSGANLNFHTLRFVSERCEIGEKREAILAVTIPEQKGSFLKFCQILGDRAVTEFNYRHSDDNKACVFVGVRISGSAEKLDIIKDLQQHGYDVADLSDDDIAKTHIRYMVGGRTTSIENEQLYSFEFPEQKGALLKFLQTLTDWDISLFHYRAHGSDYGDILAAFALNHGDEVELNKHLEQLGYRFQNVSESPAYQYFLK is encoded by the coding sequence ATGAGTGAAACCAAACAAAATCAATCTTCTATTGACTATCTGCGTGCGATTTTAAGTGCCAATATTTATGATTTAGCACAAGTTACCCCTTTGCAAAAAATGGAAAAATTATCTGAACGTTTAAGTAATCAGATTTTTATTAAGCGTGAAGATCGCCAACCGGTGCATAGTTTTAAATTACGTGGCGCTTTTGCGATGATTTCTAATTTAACCAAAGCGCAAAAAGAAGCTGGTGTTATTGCTGCTTCAGCCGGTAACCATGCACAAGGCGTTGCACTTTCGGCACAGCATTTAGGTTTAAAAGCATTAATTGTGATGCCACAGAACACACCTGCAATTAAAGTAGATGCCGTGCGTGGTTTTGGGGGGGAAGTGCTGCTATATGGTGCCAATTTTGATGAGGCGAAAGCTAAAGCTATTTCACTTTCCGGTGAATTGGGGATGACTTTTATTCATCCGTTTGATAGTCCTGCCGTCATTGCCGGGCAAGGCACAATCGGTTTGGAGCTGGTTCAGCAAAAATCCGATTTAGACTATGTCTTTATTCCTGTTGGTGGCGGTGGCTTAATTGCCGGTGTGGCGGTGCTGATTAAGCAAGTTTTGCCCAATATTAAAGTGATTGGTGTGGAGTCTAAAGATTCTGCTTGCCTTTATCATGCTTTAAAGCAAGGCCAGCCGACTGACTTAGAGCGAGTGGGGCTATTTGCCGACGGTATTGCGGTAAAACGTATTGGTGAGGAAACTTTCCGTTTATGTCAGCAATATGTGGATGATGTAGTATTGGTGGATAATGATGAAATTTGTGCCTCAATGAAACTGATTTTTGAGAATGTACGTGCGATTTCTGAACCATCAGGAGCAGCTTCCCTTGCCGGTTTGAAAAAGTATGTGAAATTACATCAATTAGAAGGTAAAAACTTAGCCTGTATTCTTTCCGGGGCGAACTTAAATTTCCATACCTTACGTTTTGTTTCCGAACGTTGTGAAATTGGTGAAAAGCGTGAGGCGATTTTGGCGGTCACTATTCCGGAGCAAAAAGGCAGCTTCTTGAAATTCTGTCAAATTTTAGGTGATCGTGCGGTAACTGAATTTAATTACCGCCATTCAGATGATAACAAGGCGTGTGTTTTTGTCGGTGTGCGTATTAGCGGCTCGGCAGAAAAATTGGATATCATTAAAGATCTTCAACAGCATGGTTATGATGTGGCGGATTTATCCGATGATGATATCGCTAAAACCCATATTCGCTATATGGTGGGCGGACGTACAACTTCGATCGAAAACGAACAGCTTTATAGTTTTGAATTCCCTGAACAGAAAGGGGCGTTGCTGAAATTCTTACAAACCCTAACCGATTGGGATATTTCTTTGTTCCATTATCGTGCACACGGCTCCGATTATGGGGATATTTTGGCAGCATTTGCATTAAATCATGGCGATGAAGTAGAATTAAACAAACATTTAGAACAGCTTGGTTATCGTTTCCAAAACGTCAGTGAAAGCCCGGCTTATCAATATTTTTTAAAATAA